One Megamonas hypermegale genomic window carries:
- the rpmB gene encoding 50S ribosomal protein L28, with amino-acid sequence MANVCEICAKGERAGMNVSHSHLKTKRTWKPNIQRVRAVVNGEVKRVNVCTSCMRSGKIQRA; translated from the coding sequence ATGGCAAATGTTTGCGAAATCTGCGCTAAAGGCGAAAGAGCAGGTATGAATGTAAGCCATTCTCATTTAAAAACAAAACGCACTTGGAAACCAAACATTCAGCGCGTACGTGCTGTTGTTAACGGTGAAGTTAAACGTGTTAATGTTTGCACTAGCTGCATGCGTTCTGGTAAAATCCAACGTGCTTAA
- a CDS encoding aminotransferase class I/II-fold pyridoxal phosphate-dependent enzyme, with protein MAFSKKIIELKQQALAKCKDYFARPDEIAEINTLKILDAMRKVKVSEAHFNTTSGYAYDDIGRGKLEELYAEVFKAEAALVRTQFVSGTHALATVLFGILRPGDELIYITGAPYDTMQTVIGYATDSPGSLKEFGILYDEVPLNAEGRVDFEVAKTKITAKTKMVVIQRSCGYMMRPTLSIDEIGEICKFVKSINPNCICYVDNCYGEFTDTREPIEVGADIMAGSLIKNPGGGLAPTGGYIVGKKELVELASYRMTAPGMGAELGASLSNNRLLFQGLFLAPHVVAQAVKSAIFAAALFDMMGFKTLPAPQTPRNDIIQAIELGSKEKLVAFCQGIQKYSPVDSFAAPEPWDMPGYEDQVIMAAGTFVQGASIELSADGPIREPYNVYLQGALTMEHSLIAIMGAAQAIEDLNNKE; from the coding sequence TTGGCTTTTTCTAAAAAAATCATTGAATTAAAACAGCAGGCACTTGCAAAATGCAAAGATTATTTTGCTCGTCCTGATGAAATTGCAGAAATAAATACATTGAAAATTCTCGATGCTATGCGCAAAGTAAAAGTATCCGAAGCTCATTTCAATACAACTTCTGGTTATGCTTATGATGATATCGGCAGAGGCAAATTAGAAGAATTATATGCTGAAGTATTTAAAGCAGAAGCTGCTTTAGTGCGCACTCAGTTCGTTTCTGGTACACACGCTTTGGCTACAGTTTTATTTGGTATCTTGCGCCCAGGTGATGAACTTATCTATATTACAGGTGCACCGTACGATACTATGCAGACTGTTATCGGTTATGCAACAGATAGCCCAGGCTCTTTAAAAGAATTTGGCATTTTGTATGATGAAGTTCCTCTTAATGCAGAAGGTAGAGTCGATTTTGAAGTAGCAAAGACAAAAATCACTGCTAAAACTAAAATGGTAGTAATTCAGCGTTCTTGCGGTTATATGATGCGTCCAACACTTAGCATTGATGAAATCGGCGAAATCTGTAAATTCGTTAAATCCATAAATCCAAACTGCATTTGCTATGTAGATAACTGTTATGGTGAATTTACAGATACAAGAGAACCAATTGAAGTCGGCGCAGATATCATGGCTGGTTCACTTATAAAAAATCCAGGTGGCGGACTTGCTCCAACTGGTGGATATATTGTTGGTAAAAAAGAATTAGTAGAACTTGCTTCTTATCGCATGACAGCTCCTGGCATGGGGGCAGAACTCGGTGCTTCCTTATCTAACAATCGCTTATTATTTCAAGGTTTATTCTTAGCACCGCACGTTGTAGCTCAAGCTGTTAAATCTGCTATATTTGCCGCTGCTTTATTCGATATGATGGGCTTTAAAACATTGCCAGCACCACAGACACCACGCAATGATATCATTCAAGCTATTGAATTGGGCTCTAAAGAAAAACTTGTTGCTTTCTGTCAAGGTATTCAAAAATATTCTCCAGTAGACTCCTTTGCAGCTCCAGAACCATGGGATATGCCGGGTTATGAAGACCAAGTCATCATGGCTGCTGGAACATTTGTACAAGGCGCTTCTATTGAACTTAGTGCTGATGGTCCTATCCGTGAACCGTACAATGTATATCTTCAAGGCGCACTTACCATGGAACATTCTCTAATCGCTATCATGGGTGCAGCTCAAGCTATTGAAGACTTAAATAATAAAGAATGA
- a CDS encoding YitT family protein, which translates to MIGRYFKLFLRSLIGKTSYVMESHFGRYLKIFIGSLIAGLGYSTFIIPAKLLASGLSGIAVIVYYLLDLPIGLQLIIYNIPIVYIAYKVFGKLYAIDTIIGTVMLSVAIDATSFIGSYNLVEDPILNSVFGGVLVGIGCGIVFRANSNGGGFDVLGAVIKKYYSLDLGTVVFGFNLIIILVGIVLFNVSIGLYTLINMYIVGEITNKVVAGFNRKKLVIIMSPFSELIGWTIIQHIGRGVTFLHGEGAYSHKNQKVIFAVVSLTQVSRVKLIVNALDPTAFMIITDTSEVAGRGFTIKMPTHPNEDMNTQKLKGL; encoded by the coding sequence ATGATTGGGCGGTATTTTAAGCTTTTTTTACGTTCTTTGATTGGTAAAACCAGTTATGTAATGGAGAGTCATTTTGGCCGCTATCTAAAAATTTTTATTGGTTCACTTATTGCTGGTTTGGGATATAGCACATTTATTATACCGGCGAAATTATTAGCAAGCGGTTTGAGTGGTATTGCTGTAATTGTTTATTACTTGCTTGATTTACCAATTGGTTTACAACTTATTATCTACAATATACCTATTGTGTATATTGCGTATAAAGTTTTTGGCAAATTATATGCAATAGATACGATTATTGGTACTGTCATGCTGTCTGTCGCTATTGATGCTACAAGTTTTATCGGCAGTTATAATCTTGTAGAAGACCCTATTTTAAATTCTGTATTTGGTGGCGTGTTGGTAGGTATTGGCTGTGGTATTGTATTTAGAGCTAATTCTAATGGCGGCGGTTTTGATGTACTCGGTGCTGTTATTAAGAAATATTATTCGCTCGATTTAGGTACAGTGGTATTTGGTTTTAACCTTATTATTATTTTAGTGGGTATTGTACTGTTTAATGTTTCTATCGGTCTATATACATTGATTAATATGTATATAGTGGGCGAAATTACTAATAAAGTAGTAGCTGGTTTTAATCGTAAAAAACTAGTGATAATTATGTCCCCATTTTCTGAGCTTATAGGCTGGACGATTATACAACATATTGGACGCGGCGTTACTTTCCTTCATGGTGAAGGAGCTTACAGCCATAAAAATCAGAAGGTAATTTTTGCAGTGGTGAGCTTGACACAAGTAAGTAGAGTTAAACTCATAGTCAATGCTTTAGACCCTACAGCTTTTATGATTATCACGGATACTTCAGAAGTTGCCGGTCGAGGTTTTACTATTAAAATGCCAACTCATCCTAATGAGGATATGAATACGCAGAAATTAAAAGGATTATAG
- the speD gene encoding adenosylmethionine decarboxylase — protein sequence MAEKLKLYGFNNLTKSLSFNIYDVCYAKTPREQHDYIKYIDQQYNSERLTKILTNVAEMIGARVLNVSSQDYDPQGASVTILLADENMRPCKSDSEERAEIILAHLDKSHITVHTYPEYHPETSIATFRVDIDVSTCGEITPLSTLDYLIGKFDSDIITMDYRVRGFTRDVRGRKLFMDHKITSIQDYIMPDTLLKYDAVDINVYQANLFHTRMLIKELDLSNYLFNTDIYEIPPKTRLIINNRLRQEMIEIFSGSNVF from the coding sequence GTGGCCGAAAAATTAAAATTATATGGGTTTAATAATCTTACAAAATCTTTAAGTTTTAATATTTATGATGTTTGTTATGCTAAGACTCCACGAGAACAACATGATTATATAAAATATATTGACCAGCAATACAATTCTGAACGATTGACAAAAATATTGACGAATGTAGCGGAAATGATAGGTGCTAGAGTGCTTAATGTTTCCAGCCAAGACTATGACCCGCAAGGTGCTAGTGTGACCATTTTATTAGCTGATGAAAATATGAGACCTTGCAAAAGTGATAGCGAAGAAAGGGCAGAAATAATCTTAGCTCATTTGGATAAGAGCCATATCACAGTGCACACTTATCCAGAATACCATCCTGAAACGAGTATTGCTACATTTAGAGTGGATATTGATGTTTCTACTTGTGGCGAGATTACACCGCTTAGCACGCTTGATTATTTGATAGGCAAATTTGATTCGGATATAATAACGATGGATTATCGCGTACGCGGTTTTACGCGTGATGTACGTGGTAGAAAATTGTTTATGGACCATAAAATAACATCTATTCAGGATTATATTATGCCGGATACGCTTTTGAAATATGATGCTGTAGATATAAATGTATATCAAGCGAATTTATTTCATACTAGAATGTTGATAAAAGAATTAGATTTAAGTAATTATCTGTTTAACACAGATATTTACGAAATTCCTCCAAAAACACGTTTGATTATAAATAATAGATTGCGCCAAGAAATGATAGAGATATTTAGTGGCAGCAATGTTTTTTAA
- a CDS encoding aminotransferase class I/II-fold pyridoxal phosphate-dependent enzyme, with the protein MPVYEALKKFKKMRIVPFDVPGHKRGRGNKALLDFLGEKCLSVDVNSMKPLDNLCHPVSVIKEAEELAADAFGAEHAFFMVGGTTSAVQTMILTACKRGDKIILPRNVHRSAINAMILCGAVPIYINPQMDKQLGISLGMSVDDVKKAIKENPDAKAVLVNNPTYYGICSNLSEIIKVAHEHNMLVLADEAHGTHFYFNHRLPQAAIHAGADMAAVSMHKSGGSLTQSSFLLIGKNVKAGYVHQIINLTQTTSGSYLLMSSLDISRSNLAVYGSEIFDFVIDLVGYARHEINNIGDYYAYADEKINGDSVYDFDITKLAIYTLPIGLAGIEVYDILRDEYDIQAEFGDIGNLLAYVSVGDRAKDIERLVSALAEIRRNYKKDHKGMLEAEYISPKVICAPQDAFYSDKESLPLDESCGRVCSEFVMCYPPGIPILAPGELITPEILEYIHYAKDKGCSMTGPEDMEIKRLNVIKE; encoded by the coding sequence ATGCCTGTATATGAGGCTTTGAAAAAATTTAAAAAGATGAGAATTGTTCCATTTGATGTTCCTGGACATAAAAGGGGACGAGGAAATAAAGCTTTATTAGATTTTTTGGGTGAAAAATGTTTATCCGTAGATGTAAACTCCATGAAACCATTGGATAATTTGTGTCATCCTGTATCAGTGATAAAGGAAGCGGAAGAGCTTGCTGCTGATGCGTTTGGCGCAGAACATGCTTTTTTTATGGTTGGCGGTACGACGTCAGCTGTACAAACAATGATTTTAACGGCCTGCAAACGTGGTGATAAAATTATTTTACCACGCAATGTGCATAGAAGTGCTATAAATGCTATGATACTTTGCGGAGCTGTGCCTATATATATAAATCCACAAATGGATAAACAGTTGGGAATTTCCCTCGGTATGTCCGTTGATGATGTAAAAAAAGCTATAAAAGAAAACCCTGATGCAAAAGCTGTCTTAGTGAATAATCCAACTTATTATGGAATTTGCTCCAATTTGTCGGAAATAATAAAAGTGGCACATGAGCATAATATGTTGGTTCTCGCTGATGAAGCACATGGCACACATTTTTATTTCAATCATCGTTTGCCACAGGCAGCAATTCATGCTGGTGCTGATATGGCGGCTGTAAGCATGCATAAATCAGGTGGTTCATTGACACAGAGTTCATTTTTATTGATTGGCAAAAATGTAAAAGCGGGCTATGTTCATCAGATAATAAACCTCACACAAACGACGAGTGGCTCATATTTGTTGATGTCGAGTCTTGATATTTCACGTTCTAATTTAGCTGTATACGGCAGTGAAATATTTGATTTTGTAATTGATTTAGTAGGTTATGCGCGCCATGAAATAAATAATATCGGCGATTATTACGCTTATGCTGATGAAAAGATAAATGGCGATAGCGTATATGATTTTGATATAACGAAACTTGCCATATACACACTGCCTATCGGTCTTGCTGGCATTGAAGTTTATGATATATTGCGCGATGAATACGATATTCAAGCAGAATTTGGCGACATCGGCAATTTGCTTGCATACGTATCAGTTGGTGATAGAGCAAAGGATATCGAACGCCTTGTAAGTGCGTTGGCTGAAATACGCCGCAATTATAAAAAAGACCATAAGGGAATGTTAGAGGCAGAATATATCAGTCCAAAAGTAATCTGTGCACCGCAAGATGCTTTTTACAGTGATAAAGAGTCCTTACCACTTGATGAAAGTTGCGGTAGAGTCTGCAGTGAATTTGTAATGTGTTATCCTCCAGGTATTCCAATTTTAGCACCGGGAGAATTAATAACACCGGAAATATTAGAGTATATTCATTATGCTAAAGATAAAGGCTGTTCTATGACTGGCCCTGAAGATATGGAAATTAAACGATTAAATGTTATTAAGGAGTGA
- the speE gene encoding polyamine aminopropyltransferase, which yields MDLWFSEFHTPYVKFSIQIDKQLYSEQTEFQRIDILESKEFGRMMVLDGYVMLTEKDEFIYHEMIVHVPMAVHTNAKRILIIGGGDGGAARELMRYKNVESVDLVEIDKRVVDISREFLPKTACGFDDTRIHLFFEDGLKFIRHCENEYDLIIVDSTDPFGPGEGLFTKEFYGNCYKALKEDGIMVNQHESPFYDEDAFAMQRAHQRIVKSFPISRVYQAHIPTYPSGHWLFGFASKKYHPTLDFDAKKWNDLKLKTRYYNANLHNASFALPNYVEELMEDVEEKH from the coding sequence ATGGATTTATGGTTCAGCGAGTTTCATACACCGTATGTTAAATTCTCGATACAGATAGACAAACAGCTTTATAGTGAACAGACTGAATTTCAACGCATTGATATTTTAGAGTCCAAGGAATTTGGTCGAATGATGGTATTAGACGGCTATGTAATGCTGACAGAAAAAGATGAATTCATTTATCATGAAATGATTGTGCATGTGCCGATGGCTGTACACACTAATGCAAAACGCATTTTGATTATCGGTGGTGGCGATGGTGGTGCAGCACGTGAATTAATGCGTTATAAAAATGTAGAGTCTGTCGATTTAGTGGAAATAGATAAACGCGTTGTCGATATTTCTCGCGAATTTTTGCCAAAAACAGCATGCGGTTTTGATGATACGCGAATACATCTATTTTTTGAAGATGGACTTAAATTCATTCGCCATTGCGAAAATGAATACGATTTGATAATCGTAGACTCTACAGACCCATTCGGCCCTGGTGAAGGTTTATTTACAAAAGAATTTTATGGCAATTGTTATAAAGCTTTGAAAGAAGATGGCATCATGGTAAATCAGCATGAAAGCCCATTTTATGATGAAGATGCTTTTGCTATGCAAAGAGCTCATCAGCGCATTGTAAAATCTTTCCCTATAAGCAGAGTATATCAAGCTCACATTCCAACATATCCATCTGGTCATTGGCTATTTGGTTTTGCTTCTAAGAAGTATCACCCAACACTTGATTTTGATGCCAAAAAATGGAATGATTTAAAACTTAAAACACGATATTACAATGCTAATTTGCACAATGCTTCATTTGCTTTACCAAATTATGTAGAGGAGTTAATGGAAGATGTTGAAGAAAAACATTGA
- the speB gene encoding agmatinase, with amino-acid sequence MLKKNIETFLGCDKEFEEAKIVLFGAPFDSTTSYRPGTRFASRTMRAESYGLETYSPYLDLDLEDAAVFDGGDLELPFGSVENALEDIEEFTQKIIDCDKLPLMIGGEHLVTLGAVRAVAAKYPDLHIVHFDAHADLRDDYLGAKLSHATVLHRVWNIVGDNKIFQFGIRSGDKSEFVWGKDHVKTQRFNFNNLKETVMALKGKPVYFTVDLDVLDAAVFPGTGTPEAGGVSFDELRCAMKLVAENCNIVGTDMVELSPPYDQSGISTATALKLLREYLLALDYNINNK; translated from the coding sequence ATGTTGAAGAAAAACATTGAGACTTTTTTAGGCTGTGATAAGGAATTTGAAGAAGCTAAAATCGTTTTGTTCGGAGCACCTTTTGATTCCACTACTTCATACCGCCCTGGTACGCGCTTTGCCAGCCGTACTATGAGAGCTGAATCATATGGACTTGAAACGTATAGTCCTTATCTTGATTTAGATTTAGAGGATGCTGCTGTTTTTGATGGCGGAGATTTAGAACTTCCGTTCGGTAGCGTGGAAAATGCTTTAGAAGATATCGAAGAGTTCACACAAAAAATCATTGATTGCGATAAATTGCCGTTGATGATTGGCGGTGAACACCTTGTTACACTCGGTGCTGTTCGCGCTGTAGCTGCTAAATATCCTGATTTGCACATAGTTCATTTTGATGCTCATGCTGATTTGCGAGATGATTATCTCGGCGCTAAATTATCCCATGCTACAGTGCTTCATCGCGTTTGGAATATCGTTGGCGATAATAAAATTTTTCAGTTTGGCATTAGAAGTGGCGATAAATCAGAATTTGTCTGGGGCAAAGACCATGTGAAGACACAGCGTTTTAATTTTAATAATTTAAAAGAAACTGTGATGGCTTTAAAAGGAAAACCTGTTTATTTTACAGTTGACCTTGATGTGCTTGATGCAGCTGTATTCCCAGGTACAGGCACTCCAGAAGCTGGCGGTGTTTCCTTTGATGAACTTCGCTGTGCTATGAAACTTGTAGCTGAAAACTGCAATATCGTGGGCACAGACATGGTGGAACTTTCTCCGCCGTATGACCAAAGCGGTATATCTACAGCTACGGCTTTAAAATTACTGCGTGAATATTTATTGGCTTTAGATTATAATATAAATAACAAATAA
- a CDS encoding saccharopine dehydrogenase family protein: MGKALIIGCGGVASVTIHKCCQNSDVFEEICIASRTKSKCDALKEKLSGGKTKITTAQVDADDVNQLINLINEVKPDVVINLALPYQDLTIMDACLATKVHYLDTANYEPLDTAKFEYKWQWAYRERFEKAGITAVLGCGFDPGVTGVFSAYAMKHQFDEINYIDILDCNAGDHGYPFATNFNPEINIREVSANGSYWENGKWVETKPMEIKRVYNFPEVGEKDMYLLHHEELESLGLNIKGIKRIRFFMTFGQSYLTHLKCLENVGMTSIEPIDFEGHKIVPLQFLKAVLPDPASLGPRTVGKTNIGCIFQGKKDGKDKVYYLYNVCDHQECYKEVGSQAVSYTTGVPAMIGAMLIMNGQWRKPGVYNVEEFDPDPFMDALNKWGLPWKESFNPDLVE, encoded by the coding sequence ATGGGTAAAGCTCTAATTATTGGTTGTGGTGGCGTAGCAAGTGTTACTATCCATAAATGCTGTCAAAATAGTGATGTATTTGAAGAAATTTGTATTGCTAGCCGTACAAAAAGTAAATGTGATGCGTTAAAAGAAAAATTAAGTGGCGGTAAAACAAAAATTACAACAGCTCAAGTTGATGCTGATGATGTAAATCAGCTCATCAATCTCATCAATGAAGTAAAACCAGATGTAGTTATCAATCTTGCACTTCCTTATCAAGATTTGACAATTATGGATGCATGTCTTGCAACGAAAGTTCATTATCTTGATACTGCAAATTACGAACCACTTGATACTGCAAAATTTGAATATAAATGGCAATGGGCATATCGTGAACGTTTTGAAAAAGCTGGTATCACGGCTGTTCTTGGTTGCGGTTTTGACCCAGGTGTAACAGGTGTATTCTCCGCTTATGCTATGAAACATCAGTTTGATGAAATCAACTATATTGATATTCTCGATTGCAATGCTGGTGACCACGGTTATCCATTCGCTACAAACTTCAATCCAGAAATCAATATTCGCGAAGTTTCTGCAAATGGTAGCTATTGGGAAAATGGCAAATGGGTAGAAACAAAACCTATGGAAATAAAACGCGTGTACAATTTCCCTGAAGTTGGCGAAAAAGACATGTACTTGCTTCACCATGAAGAACTTGAATCCTTAGGTTTAAATATAAAAGGCATTAAACGTATTCGCTTCTTCATGACTTTTGGTCAATCTTATTTGACACATTTAAAATGTCTTGAAAATGTAGGCATGACTTCAATTGAACCTATTGATTTTGAAGGTCATAAAATTGTGCCACTTCAATTCTTAAAAGCTGTATTACCTGACCCAGCAAGTCTTGGTCCTCGTACTGTTGGTAAGACAAATATCGGTTGTATTTTCCAAGGCAAAAAAGATGGCAAAGATAAAGTATATTATTTATACAATGTTTGCGACCATCAAGAATGCTATAAAGAAGTTGGTTCACAAGCAGTTTCTTATACGACTGGCGTACCTGCAATGATTGGTGCAATGCTTATCATGAACGGTCAATGGAGAAAACCAGGCGTATATAATGTAGAAGAATTCGATCCAGATCCATTTATGGATGCACTTAATAAATGGGGACTTCCTTGGAAAGAAAGCTTTAACCCTGATTTAGTAGAATAA
- a CDS encoding N-6 DNA methylase: protein MNIEDILNGSKYNLTQFSQESITSLLERVIEKNNKGKPALYVECLIRKKLIMLKPEEIVRQLYIDKLNKQYGYPLNRMAVEYVVSFGREKKKADIVIFDKDRKTAPYIIVELKKPKLKDGKEQLKSYCNATGAPIGVWTNGEQISFYNRKDPNYFEDIPNIPSVDESLADILTERWTIDTLIQKDKLVQERKSLKDLILEMEDEVLANAGVDVFEEVFKLIFTKLFDELQSGRDKKRVLQFRNYGYTETELKEKIQNLFEQAKNKWEGIFGESTKIELTGSHLSVCVSSLQDVKLFNSNLDVIDDAFEYLMSKSQKGEKGQYFTPRYVIEMCVRMLNPTEDENMIDTAAGSCGFPIHTIFYVWKQILREKGIKQSNLFTSEEKPVECTDYVNEHIFAIDFDIKCVRVAKMLNLIAGDGKTNVLHLNTLDYERWDEVTKEEQWTDTYNEGWKKLKKLRSIKNSNQFFNFDILMANPPFAGDIKESKMISCYELGKNAKGKMQSKVGRDILFIERNLNFLKPGGRMAVVLPQGRFNNSGDKYIRDYIAKHCRILAVVGLHGNVFKPHTGTKTSVLFVQKWDNELCPYKEDYPIFFATMQEPSKDNSGEKIYVTKDGKPVLDTHGHLIVKHDLYNHDGLTQDGIAEAFIEFAKKEKLSFF from the coding sequence ATGAATATAGAAGACATTCTTAATGGTAGTAAATATAATTTAACACAATTTAGTCAAGAAAGTATTACATCTTTATTAGAACGAGTTATTGAAAAAAATAATAAGGGAAAACCTGCTTTATATGTGGAATGTTTAATACGAAAAAAGCTTATCATGTTAAAGCCAGAAGAAATAGTTCGTCAATTATATATAGATAAATTAAATAAACAATATGGATATCCACTTAATCGTATGGCTGTTGAATATGTTGTTTCTTTTGGTAGAGAAAAGAAAAAAGCTGATATTGTTATCTTTGATAAAGATAGAAAGACTGCGCCATATATTATAGTAGAATTAAAAAAACCTAAATTAAAAGATGGAAAAGAACAATTAAAATCATATTGTAATGCAACAGGTGCGCCTATTGGTGTATGGACTAATGGAGAACAGATTTCATTTTATAACAGAAAAGATCCTAATTATTTTGAAGATATACCAAATATTCCATCTGTGGATGAAAGTTTAGCAGATATTTTAACAGAACGATGGACTATTGATACATTAATACAGAAAGATAAATTAGTGCAAGAACGTAAATCTTTAAAGGATTTAATTCTTGAAATGGAAGATGAAGTTTTAGCAAATGCTGGTGTTGATGTTTTTGAAGAAGTTTTTAAGCTAATATTTACTAAATTATTTGATGAATTACAAAGCGGTAGAGATAAAAAGCGAGTATTACAGTTTAGAAACTATGGTTATACAGAAACAGAATTAAAAGAAAAAATTCAAAATTTATTTGAACAAGCCAAAAATAAATGGGAAGGTATATTTGGAGAGTCTACAAAAATAGAATTAACAGGTTCACATTTATCCGTTTGTGTATCTAGTTTGCAAGACGTAAAATTATTTAATTCTAATCTTGATGTAATAGATGATGCTTTTGAATACTTGATGAGTAAGAGTCAAAAAGGTGAAAAGGGACAATATTTTACACCACGTTATGTTATTGAAATGTGTGTTAGAATGTTAAATCCTACCGAAGATGAAAATATGATTGATACAGCTGCTGGTAGCTGTGGATTTCCTATTCATACAATATTTTATGTTTGGAAACAGATTTTGCGAGAAAAAGGCATAAAGCAGAGTAATTTATTTACATCAGAAGAAAAACCTGTTGAATGTACAGATTATGTAAATGAACATATTTTTGCAATAGATTTTGATATAAAATGCGTTCGAGTAGCTAAAATGTTAAATCTTATAGCAGGAGATGGAAAAACGAATGTTCTTCACTTAAATACTTTAGATTATGAACGTTGGGACGAAGTTACAAAAGAAGAACAATGGACAGATACCTATAATGAAGGTTGGAAAAAATTAAAAAAATTAAGGTCTATAAAGAATAGCAATCAATTTTTTAACTTTGATATTTTAATGGCTAATCCACCTTTTGCTGGTGATATTAAAGAAAGCAAGATGATATCTTGTTATGAACTTGGTAAAAATGCTAAAGGAAAAATGCAAAGTAAAGTAGGCAGAGATATTTTATTTATTGAAAGAAATCTAAATTTCTTAAAGCCTGGCGGAAGAATGGCTGTAGTATTGCCACAAGGACGTTTTAATAATAGCGGTGATAAATATATTAGAGATTATATTGCAAAACATTGTCGTATTCTTGCTGTTGTAGGTTTGCATGGAAATGTATTTAAACCGCATACAGGTACTAAAACATCGGTTCTTTTTGTGCAAAAATGGGATAATGAACTTTGTCCATATAAAGAAGATTATCCAATTTTCTTCGCTACCATGCAAGAACCTAGTAAAGATAATTCTGGTGAAAAAATATATGTAACCAAAGACGGAAAACCTGTATTAGATACACATGGGCATCTTATTGTAAAACACGATTTATATAATCATGATGGATTAACACAAGATGGTATAGCAGAAGCTTTTATTGAATTTGCGAAAAAGGAAAAACTAAGTTTTTTCTAA